The Xanthomonas sontii genomic sequence CACGCCAGTGTGGCTGCCGATCGACGCCAAGTTCCCGCGCGAAGACTACGAGCGCCTGCTCGACGCGCAGGAGCAGGGCGATCCGGAGCTGGTGCAGGCGACCGGCGCGCAGCTGGAGCGCGCGATCCGGGTGCAAGCCAAGTCGATCGGCGACAAGTACATCGCCCCGCCGCACACCACCGACTTCGCGGTGATGTTCCTGCCCACCGAGGGCCTGTACGCCGAGACCCTGCGCCGCCCCGGCCTGGCCGACCTGCTGCAGCGCGAGCACCGCATCGTCGTCGCCGGGCCGACCACGATCACCGCCCTGCTCAACAGCCTGCAGATGGGCTTCCGTACCCTGGCCATCGAGAAACGCTCCAGCGAGGTGTGGGGTGTGCTGGCGGCGGTGAAGAGCGAGTTCGGCAAGTTCGCCGGCATCCTGGAAAAGGCCGAGAAGCAGATCAGCACCGTCGGCAAGAGCCTGGGCGAGGCCAGCCGCAAGACCCGCACCATCGAACGCCGCCTGCGCGGTGTCGAGACTCTGGCCGACGCGCAGGCCGCGCCGCTGCTGGAACTATCGCTGCCGCTGGAGGATGCCGAAGCGGACGAGGCGGCAGGCGACGACCGGGAGTGAGGGCTTGCGGTGCCCGCGGCGGCGGTGCGGCGAGTTGGGATGGCAGGGCGCTGTGGCGGTTACGTCGACGCGAGATGGCGTGCGACCAGCACGCGCCATGTTGGATGCAGCGACGCGACCTGAACGGGCCAGCGCGGCCGCTTCGTACGCGTGCGCTGTACAGATGGCGCAGCATGCGGGTGTCCTGGTCTTGCCTGCAGTGTCGATGCGATTCGACATCGCGGATGCGCTGTCGTCTCCAGGCCGCTCGCCTGCTCGCCCGCTGGCCGATACGCGCGCTGCCGATCACGACGAGAGGCACATGTGTAGCGGCGGCTCTTGTTCCTTCTGCGGCAGTCGCGAGCAGGTGTTGTGGACACGGCCGTCGCGGCTGAAGCCGCTCCTGTGGGATCACATGATCCGCAGCAAAAGCGGGTGTTACGAGCCTGCACAGGCTAGCTGTCGGTGCGCTGAGTCACGCGGTCACGGCACTGCGCATGCTGCGCCGGCAGCGACTATGCTGGCGCTCCCTTTCGATCGAGGTAATGCCCCATGTCCGAGTCGCTGACCGCCATTCCGCTGACCCGCATCGATGGCCAGCCGGCCACCCTCGCCGCGTTCGAGGGCAAGGTGTTGCTGATCGTCAACGTCGCCTCCAAGTGCGGCCTCACCGCGCAGTACGCGGGCCTGGAAGCGCTGTACCGCGAGAAGCAGGCCGCCGGCCTGGAAGTGCTCGGTTTCCCGGCCAACGACTTCAAGGGCCAGGAGCCGGGCAGCGAGGCGGAGATCCAGCAGTTCTGCCAGCTCACCTACGACGTGACCTTCCCGATGTTCGCCAAGATCGCGGTCACCGGCGAGGACACCCATCCGCTGTACCGCGCGCTGATCGCCGCGCAGCCGCAGACCGAGGGCGAGGGCCCGATGCGCGAGAAGCTTGCCGGCTACGGCATCGAGCCGAATCCGGCGCCGGGCGTGCTGTGGAATTTCGAGAAGTTCCTGGTCGGCCGGGACGGCCAGGTCCGCGCGCGCTTCGCTCCGGACGTTACCGCCGAGGATCCGCGCCTGCGCGCGGCGATCGACGCGGCGCTGGCGTAACGGCGCGCTGCGCCATCTGGCTGTGCTTGGACGAGCTGAAGGTGTGTTGCGGCGTCTAGGTAGTTGGTGAACGAGCCGGAGAGGTGATCGATGTCCTCGTTGTCCGGCGTCGCTTGTTGCGGCTGAACCGCTCCTACGCAAGGCGTGCAGCATCGAAACCGTTGCCGTTGCCGTTGCCGTTGCCGTTGCTGTTGCTGTTGCTTTGGCTGTTGCTTGGCATTAGCTGTTGCTTGGCTTTGGCTTTGGCTGTTGCCCTGGCTTTTGATTTACCGGGTTCCCTTCCGAAGCGGCGGCCATCGCGGGGAAACACCCGAAGGGCGGCGTACATGGATGTACGCCGTCCGCGGCAGGGCAGGGCTCGCCGGAAAAAGGCGAAGCACTGCTTCGCCCCGGCGGGCGGGCTGGCGCCGTGAGGCGACTGCCCCGGACTTGGCTGCGAAGCAGCCAAGCCCCTTCCGCGGATCCCCGGGCTGGACGCGGACCCGGAGCGCGCAGCGCGGAGGGCGCGAGGCAGGGCGCGCTTTCTTTTGGTTACCTTTTCTTTGCGCGAGCAAAGAAAAGTAACTCGCCCGCAAGGGCGAAAGCTTTGCTTCTGCTGTTGTCGTTGATGTGGTTGCTTCGTTTGGAAGCTTGAAAGCAACAGCAAAGGCTTTCGCCTTGCGGCGAGTCACTTTTCTTTGCTTGTGCAAAGAAAAGTAACCAAAAGAAAGCACACCCCGCAGCGCGCCCTCCGCGCTTCGCGCTCCAGGTTCGCAGCCACGACGGGGATTCGCGGAAGGGGCATCCTGCCCCTGCCGCGAACGGCGCACGTCCCTGTGCGCCGCCCTTCGGGTTTTTCCCCGCCGTGGCTGCCGCGCCGAGGGGACCCCGGTACATCAACAGCCAAAGCAACAGCAACAGCCAAAGCAACAGCAACAGCAACAGCCAAAGCAAGAGCAAGAGCAAGAGCAAGAGCAAGAGCGAAGCGACGGCACGTCGACGTCCGCTGCGGATACGGCATCACCCGCTGCAACCCAACAGCCATTCCACTCTGCGCTGCTACTACTGTGCGCGATGGCAAAAAAGTTCAGGCACAAAAAACCCGGCCGAAGCCGGGGTTTTCTGTGCTGCCTAAGTGCAGGCGACTCAGCGACCGCCGCGCCACTCCGGGACCGGCATCGCATCCACCGGCACCGTCGGATTGGTTTCTTCCTCGCGCAGATAGGCCGGCAGATCGTCGTCCTGACGCTTGTGCCCGCGCATGTCGCTCTCGATCTGATAGTTGCGGCGCTGCAGCCACGCATCGCGGGTCAGCTGGTACTCGTCCGGCGCCTGGTCGCGCAGACTGTCCAGCGACAGCAACTGCGCGCGCGTGTCGACCAACTGCAGGCCCTGCAGACCGATGCGCACCCGGTCTTCCTCGATCTGCTGCAGTGGCGACAGCGGCGCGTCGCCGACCAGGCCGAACGCATCGCGCACCGTGCGCGGGCCGAACAACGGCAGTTCCAGGTAACGCGAGCGGCGCCAGCCCCACACACCCAGGGTCTGGCCGAAGTCCTCGCTGCGTCGCGGCAGGTTGGCGTCGGTGGCCGGGTCGAAGATGCCGCCGATGCCCAGCGTGCTGTTGATCAGGAACCGGCTCAGGGTCTGCCCCGCCTGCAGCGGACGGCCCTGCAGCAGCTGGTTGACCATGGTCAGCGGCGAACTGAGGTTGTCGAAGAAGTTGGTCACGCCCAACCGCACCGGCCGCGGCACCACGTTGACGTAGGCGCGTGCCAGCGGCCGCGCCACGCCGCGGTCGACCACGTTGTTGAAGGCATGCACCTTGCGGTTGAACTTCTCCCACGGATCGTAGCTCTGCGGTGCAGGCACGCCCTCCGGCAGGGTCGGATCGGCGACCGGGTTGTACGGGTCGCCACCGTACAGCGCGGCGTAGTCGTCCTCGGCCGAGGTCGGCGTGCCGTTGGCCGCCCCGGCGCTCGGGGCAGCACTCGCCGGCGGCATCGCCGCAGGCGCGCTTGCCGGTGCCGGCGCGGCGCCGGTGTCCATGCCGGTGGCGCTGTTCGCGGTCGCCAGCGCGGCGTGCGCATCGGGAGCCGCGGCGCTGTCGCCGGCGGCCGGCGCGGTCTGTGCCACCGGCGGCGGCGGCGGTGGCGGCGTGCGCTTGGGCGCGCCAGCGCAGGCGCCCAGGGCGGCGGCCAGGGTCAGGGAGGTAAGGATACGCAGCACGTTCATGTGTCAGCTCGCCGCAGGGGGAGAGTGGAAGTCCAGGGTCGAGGCCAGCCGGTAGGCGGCGCTCAGGTCGGTCAGGCCGGCCGGGGCGCCATGGATGGCGACCTCGGCCTGGCCCTGGGCACGCAGGCGCGCGGCAAGTTCGGCGAGCAGCGCCAGGCCGGCGCTGTCCACCCGCGAGACGGCCTGCAGGTCCAGCGCGCGTGCGCCCGGCAGCGCGCGCAGCGCTGCCGGCCACAGCGCGGTGGCCGCCGCACGGTCGAGCACGCCGCTCAGCGCGAGCGTGTCGCCGTCGCGGCGCAGCTGCGGCGCATCACTTGCCACTGTTGCCCGCCGGTGCCGCCTGCAGCGTGCCGTTGCGCAGCTCGGCCGCAACCTCGGGGATCGACTTGTTGCGCAGCGGGGTGTCGAACTGGTTGCGGAAGGTCTGCACGTAGGACACGCCCTCGACCATCACGTCGAAGATCTTCCAGCCCGCGCCGGTGTTGCGCAGCAGGTAGTCCACCGGCACCGGGTCGCCGCCGCTGCGCAGCAGCTCGGTGGAGACCTTGACGCCGCGGCCGCCGGGCAGCGGGGTTTCCGACTTCACCCGCACCTGCGGCTTGCCTTCGAAGGTCAGCAGCGAGGTGCCGTAGCGCTGCATCAGGTTGTCGGCCATCGCGTCGCCGAACAGCTTGACGTCGGCGTCGGAGGCGCCGCGGCCGTGCACGCCCAGCACCAGGCGGGCGGCGTAGTCGCGGTCGAAGGACTTGTTCATCTCGCTGTCGATGAACTGGCGCAGCGCGGTCGGGTTGCTCTTGAACTCGCTGCGGCGCTGTTCCAGCGTGGTCAGGATGCGCGTGCTGTTCTCCAGCACCACCTTGCTGGCCGAACCGGCCTGGGTGGCGGCGGCGGCCGGCGCGGCGGCCTGGGCCAGGGCGGCGGAAGGCGCGGCCACGGCCAGCGCGGCGGCGAGAGCGGCGGAAAGCAGTTTGATCGTCATGGCTTGGGTTCCGTTGCGGGCGTGGTGGGGTCGGCAGAGGGTGCGGCAGCGGGTGTTGCGTTCTTGTCGCCGCCGGCGCTGCCGCCGCCGAACATGTACTTGCCGACCAGCTGGATCAGGTCCACCGCCGGCTGGGTGAAGGCGATTTCCTGGCCGGGCTTGAGCGTGTCGGGGTCGCCGCCGGGCTGCAGGCCGACATAGCTCTCGCCCAGCAGGCCACTGGTCAGGATCGCCGCCGAAGTGTCGGCCGGCAGGTCCTTGTACTTGTCGTCGATGGACAGGGTCACCACCGAGTCGAACTTGGTCGGGTCCAGGTCGATCTTGGCGACCTGGCCGATGATGACGCCGCCGATCTTCACCGGCGCCTGCGCACGCAGCTGGCCGATCTGCGAGAAGCGCGCGACCAGGTCGTAGCGGTGGCCGCCGAAGCCCCACTGGCGGTTGGTGGAAGCCAGCGCCAGCACCAGCAGCGAGGCCAGGCCCAGCAGCAGGAAGGCGCCGACGGCGAACTCGAGACGGGGACCACGGAGAGCCATAACGTGTCTACCTTGTTGATTCAGCGTGGCCGCGGCGCCAGTGCCGCGACCGGGATGTTGCCGCGGAGCCTGCCGTCGCCGGCCGGCCCCGCGTTGGCGCCGCTCAGCGGAACAGCAGCGCCGACATGACGAAGTTGAACATCAGTACCAGCAGCGAGGCGTTGACCACGGCGCGGGTGGTGGCCACCGAAGTGCCCTCGATGGTCGGCTCGGCATGGAAGCCGACATAGGCCGCCACCAGCGCCGCCGTACCGCCGAACACCGCCGACTTCAGCATCGCCACGCCGAAGTCGTCCCAGAAATCCACGCTGCTCGACAGCGCCGACCAGAACGTGCCGCGGTCCAGGCCGAGCGCCGCCACCGCCTCGAAATAGCTCGCGCTGATCGCCAGCGAGCAGAAGATGCCGGTCAGCAGCGGCACGGTCAGCACCGCCGCCCAGAAGCGCGGCGCCACCGCCTTGGCCACCGGGTCGATCGCCATCAGCTCCAGCGCCTTGATCTGGTCGGTCGCACGCATCAGGCCGAGCTCGGCGGCGATGGAACTGCCGGCGCGGCCGATGAACAGCAGCGCGGTCAGCACCGGCGCCAGCTCGCGGTACAGCGACAGGCCGAGCAGCGTGGACAACGCATCGGAGGCCCCGTAGGTCTGCAGCGTGCGGTAGCCCTGCAGGGTCAGCACCAGGCCGACGAAGGCGCCGCCCACGGCGATGATCGGCAGCGAACGCGCGCCGACCTTGTAGATCTCGCGGATCAGCTCGGCCAGCAGGTCCCGAGTCGGCAGCGAGCCGCGCAGCACGGTCAGGAAGAACAGCCCGGCGCGGCCCAGGGAACGGATCGGGGCAACGATGGCCATCAGGCGGCGCTCCGCGCGCGCTGCGGCGCATCGAATGGGATCGGGCCGTCGGGACGGCCGTGCAGGAACTGCTGCAGCAGCGGATCGGTGCTGGCCTGCAAGGCCTGCGGGGTGCCGGCGAAGACCACGCCGCCGTTGGCGATGGCCACGGCCTGGTCGCAGATCGGCAGGGTCTCGTGGACGTGGTGGCTGACGATGATGCTGGTCAGGCCCAGGGTGTGGTTGAGGCGCTGGATCAGGCTCATGATCACGCCGGAGGCGATCGGGTCCAGGCCGGTCAGGGGTTCGTCGTAGATCATCAGCGGCGGGTCCAGGGCCAGTGCCCGCGCCAGCGCCACGCGCCGCGCCATGCCGCCGGACAGCTCGCGCGGCCAGGCGTCGGCAGCGGCCAGCAGGCCCACCGCGTGCAGCTTCAATGCGACCAGCCGCTGCAGCACCGGCTCGGGCAGGCGGGTATGGGCGCGCAATGGCAGCGCCACGTTCTCGGCCACGCTCAGGTCGGTCAGCAGGCCGTTGCCCTGCAGCAGCACGCCGATGCTCTTGCGGGTCTCGCGCAGCGCGCGGCTGCCGCGCGGCAATGGCTTGCCGAACACCTGCAGCGTCCCCGCGGCCGGCTCCAGTTCGCCGGTCAGCGCCGCCAGCAGCGTGGACTTGCCGCTGCCGGAGGGGCCGAGCACCGCGGTGATGCTGCCGCGCGGCACGCTCAGCGAGACGTCGCGCAGGATCGCCCGGCCGCCGCGGTCGATGCGCACGCCCGACAACTGCACCAGATTGGATTCGGAAGACGCCATCGCGACCTTTAACGAAAATACAACATAGGATCGATCCGTTCGGCTGAACTTAACCGAACTGGCCCGTGCAGTATTGTGGCACCGCGCGGGCCGGTGTGCGCGCCCGCTTCGCCCCGTTCATGCAACAGCGTGTCATACGGCCGCGCATTGGTCGCCGGCGACGCCGCATCGGCTCGGGATGGCCGCCACCGCGCCAGCGCCTCGCAGCTGCACTTGAGGGGTGGACAAAAGGCGGTGTGGACAAATGCCCGCACAGCGCTTGTGCGCGTCGCGACGGCACGCGACGATGCCGGCAGGGCGCCCGTGCCGAACCACACCTGGAGTCAAGGATGGAGCTGTTGAGCTTGGAACACTTCGCTGGAAGCGTGAACGAGACGTTCTCGGCGCAGTTGAACGAAGGCGAGGTCGCATTCGTGCTGGTCGAAGCGCGGCCGCTGCCGACGCCGCCCGCGGCGCGGCGCGCCCCGTTCTCGCTGCTGTTCCGCAACGGCTCGGCGTTTCTGTTTCCGCAGCAGACCTACCAGATGCGCCATCCGCGCCTGGGCGAGATCGGCATCTTCCTGGTGCCGGTGGCGCGCGAACGCGACGGCTTCCTGTATCAGGCGGTGTTCAACTGACGCGCGCGTCCGGCTTCGTGCCAGCGCCATCCCAGCGCATGGCCAGATGGGTCTGGCCGGCCTCGCCGGCAACGAAGCCCAGCCGCGCGTAGAGCCGCTGCGCTGCGGGATTGGCATGCAGCACGTGCAGCGTCAGTGCGCGCCCATCCGCATGCGCGAGCGCCTGTGCCTGCGCGATCAGCGCGCCGCCGATGCCGTGGCTGCGGCAGTCCGGCAGCAGGCTGATATCGACCAGGACGTGCGGATCCGTGCTGCGGTCCAGATACAGCCTGCCCAGCCGCGCGTGCGCGTCTTCCACGATCAGGAAGTCCGCGCCGGGAAAGTGCTGCAGATAGTGCGCATGCTGCAAGGCGAACTGCTGGTCGAGAAAGGCGCGCTTGGTTTGTTCCGGCCACGGCACCGTGGCCAGTTCGTCGCGGCGCGTACTGGCGTATAGGTCGCGCAGCCAGTCCAGGTCTGCCGAACGCGCCGGCCGCACGCCGATGCCGCGTGCCTGCAGCGCAGCGGGCGCAGCCCACCCGGCGTCCCGTTGCGGAAAGCCGGGCGAGGCGGCGATCGACATCACGCCTGCCTCAGTTGAAGACCGGATAGTTGCCCTGCAAGGCGATGCAGAAGTTCACCGCCAGATACGGCTGCCGGTTCTCGTGCGCCTGGCCGATGCCGGTGGGCATCAACATGGTCGGGGAGAACTGCGTGTTCGGCGCGACCGCGTTGTATGGACGCGCGTTGCTGCTACCGGGGGAAGACAGCGCGGCGCCACTGACGGGCGTGCCACTCTTCTTTGTTTGGTCCGACAACGAAAATGAGTTGACGCCATGCTGGTGCATGGGAATCTGCGTGCTCTGCAGGCTGACCGATGCCGAGCCGAAGTTGCTGCCCAGCGTGTGCGGCGTCAGGCCCGGCCCCGCGCCCTGCTGGCAACCGGCGCGCGTGACGAAATTCGGCAGTTGGAACGTGGTGGTGCCATTGCCGCCGTAGGCCACGCCGAGCAGGGAATACAGTACGGTGTTCTGCGTGATCGGCAGGGTGGCGCCGTTGCACAACGCCCAGCCGTACGGGTTGTAGTCGAAGCCGAACAGCTGGATTTCGCCGATATAGGGTTCGGTCATGAGCGGATTCCTCCGATGAGCGGATGCGTGCCGCAGCCTTGTCGGCGCGGCGCAGAGGTCAGGCCTGTTGCGGGAAGATGCCGGTGGTGGCGATGCAGTACTGCACCGTCAGCGTCGGCATGGTGTTGTCATGCGGTTGGTTGCCGCCGGCGAACGAAGTGCTTTGCCCGGACATCGCTTGCGCAGTTGCGCCAGTGGTGCTTGTGAGATAGAAAACGTCGCCGGTCACCGCGCCTGGCAACAGGCCTGAGGGCGCCGTCGCTGTCGCCGCTGCGGTGGTGGCCTGGGCGACGTGCGTATGTGCAGGCATTTGCAGGTCTGTCAACGTCACCGTCTCGGTGCCGGCCTGCTGAGCGAGCACGTAGTTGCTCAGGCCCGGCCCCTGGCCCTGGTGGATCGGCAGCCGACCGCGCAGATCCGGCACCGCGAAGGTGCTGGTGCCGTTGCCACCGTAGGCAGTGCCGAGCAGGACGTACAACGGTTCGTATTCGGAGATCTGCAGCAGCGAGCCGTCGCACGCCTGCCAGCCCTGGGGCGTACGGCCGAAGCCGAACATGCGGATTTCGCCGATGAAGGGAGTACCCATGAGATGCTTCCTGGTCGATGAGGCGCCACGCGCACGACTGTGCGCGGCGTGCCCGGATGCGGATGCGCCTAGCTGCGCGAAGGGAAGATGCCGGACAGCGCGACGCAGAAATTGAGCGTGGTGTACGGCTGCACGTTCGGATGCGCCTGGCCGCCACCCTGTGTGCTTACCGTGGCTTGCGATAGCGGAACCATGCTTCCAGGCGCAGCGTACAGCGATGTCGCCGCTCCAATAGTTGCGCCATTGTTCGCGAATAGGCGTCCGGTCGGGTTGCGGCTGTTGCCTGCGGCGCTGGCGCATTCCATCAAGTGGAGATGGGCCGGCAATTGGTCGGTCACCAGCGTCACTGTCTCCCCACCCGCCGCCTGGCCCATCGGCAACGCAGGCGGCTGCCACGCCGGGTCGGCCGATGGCCCATAGCCTACCGGCGTGCGCCCGCGCATGTCCGGCAAGCCGAACGTGGTCTTGCCGTCGCCGCCGAAGCGGGTGCTGAGCAGACTGAACAGGGCCTGGTTCTGATTGATCGGCAGCAATTGCCCGTTGCACTGCGCAAAATATTTTGGCGCAAACGCGAAACCGGTCAGCATGATCTGACCGATGAAGAACTCGCTCATGCGGATCTCCCCCCGGAGTGGATGACGCCAGACCTCGTGTCTGGCGCCAGACTACTTAATCACGACTTCGGCGACTTGCAAGCGACGATTTTGCTGAACCAGACAGACGTGACGCATTTGTTGCTTTACGCGGCGTTGGATTTGTTGTTCCAATGGCCGCGCGACGCGCATGCCCGATGCTTGCTGGGCCAATGTTACGCGAAGTCCGAGGCACCAGGATGGCTGCCAGCGCCCATGGGGTGGCGCGTTTTGGGGAATCGAAATATGTCTACGAATTGCACCGGTTTGCGCCGTGGCGCGCGCATCGCATTGCGCTGTTTGATGTTGCTGGTCGTGTTGTTGATGACGACGTTGCACTCCGGGTTGGCCGCGGCAGCGTCTTCCCAGTATTGTCCGACGTTGAACGCCACCGTCGCCCAGGGTGGCTCGGTGCAGATCGACGTCACCACCTGCGACGGCACCGGTGTTGACGACATCGGCGTCGGCTGGAACGGGGTGCAGCCTCCCCACGGCACGTTGGTCGTTCCCAGTCCGAGCGGGGCGCAGGGAACGCAGATCATCACCTACACGCACAATGGCGACAGTGCCACGAGCGACACATTTCCGCTAGAAGACGGCGCTGGCGACACCATTACCGTCAATATCACCATCACGCCCTCGCGCAGCGCCAGCATCACGGTTTCCCCGTCCAGCGCCAACGAGGACAGCGGCACGCCCTTCGTCTACACGGTGACGTTGAGCTCGACCAACAGTTCGGCGACCACGGTGAACCTGACCCGCAGCGGCACGGCGACCAGCGGGACCGACTACACCGGCGCGGTCACCAGCGTCGTGGTGCCGGCCAACGCGACGTCCGCCAGTTTCAGCGTCACCCCAGTCGCCGACACCACGGTGGAGCCGGACGAGACGGTGATCTTCCAGGTGGCCAACGGTACCGGTTACTCGATCGGCAACCCCTCCAGCGCCACCGCCACCATCGTCAACGACGACTATCCCTCGGCAAGCATCGCGGTGTCGCCGGCCAGCGTCGCCGAAGATGGCAGCGCCAACCTCGTCTACACCGTCACCCTGAGCCAGGCGTCGCCGTCGGCGCTCTCGATCGGCTTCAGCGTGGGCGGCACCGCGACGTCCGGTACCGACTACGCAGCGGTCAACTCGCCGCTGGTGATTGCGGCCGGGCAGACCAGCGGCACCATCACCGTCGATCCCACCCCCGACACCACGGTGGAACCGGACGAGACCGTGGTGATCAGCCTCAATGCGGGCAGCGGTTACACCGTCGGCTCGCCGTCCAGCGCCACCGGCACCATCCTCAACGACGATCTGCCGACCCTGTCGATCAATAACGTGTCGCAAAACGAAGGCAATTCCGGCACCACCGCGTTCACCTTCACCGTCTCGCTCAGCCAGCCGGCCGGCAGCGGCGGGGTCAGCTTCGACATCGCCACCGCCAACGGCACCGCGACCGCGGGCACCGACTACATCTCCTCCAGCGTGAACGGGCTGACCATTCCGGCCGGCAGCAGCAGCGCCACCTTCACCGTGCAGGTAATCGGCGATACGCTCAACGAACCCAACGAAACCTTCTACGTCAACGTCACCAATCCAAATGGCGCCACGATCACCGGTGGGCAGGGAGTGGGCACGATCAACAACGACGACGCGCAGCCGTCACTCTCGATCGGCGATGTCAGCGTCACTGAAGGCAACAGCGGCACCACCACGGCCACATTCCCCGTCACCCTCAGCGCCGCCAGCGGCCAGACCGTCACGGTCAACTACGCGACCACCGACGGCAGCGCCAATGCCGGCAGCGACTATGTCGCCCACTCCGGCACCCTGACCTTCTTGCCCGGCATCACCACGCAGAACGTGGCGGTGACCATCAACGGCGATACCACCGTCGAGCCGGACGAAACCTTCACCGTGAATCTCTCCGGCGCCAGCAACGCCACCATCGCGCGTGCCACCGCCACCGGCACGATCCTCAATGACGATGCGGTGGTGACGATCTCGCCGACGTCGCTGCCGGCGGCCACCGCCGGCACCAGCTACAGCCAGACCCTGAGCGCCAGTGGCGGGACCGCGCCGTATGGCTTCGCGATCACCACCGGCACGTTGCCGGTGGGGATGCTGCTGAGTTCCGCCGGCGTGCTGTCCGGCACGCCCAGCGGCACCGGCAGCTTCAATTTCACCGTGTCCGCGACCGACAGCGGCGCGTCGCCCATCAGCGGTAGCCGTGCCTATACGTTGACGGTGGCTGCGCCAACCGTGACGCTGCCGGCGACGACCCTGCCCAACGGCACCGCCGGCCAGGCCTACAGCGCGGCGATCACCCAGGCCAGCGGCGGCATCGCGCCGTACACCTATGCGGTCACGGCCGGCGCCTTGCCGGCAGGCGTGACCGTCAACAGTGCGACCGGTGCGCTCAGCGGCACGCCCACCGTGACCGGCAATTTCAGCTTCACCCTGGTCGCGACCGACAGCACCTCCGGAACGCCGGGCCAGGCGTCGCGCAGCTATACGCTGGCGATCGTGGCGCCGACCTTGACCGTCGCCCCGTCCACCCTGCCGTCCGGGACCGCGGGCACGGCCTACAGCCAGACGTTGAGCACCAGCGGTGGGACGGCGCCCTACACCTACGCGCTCAGCTCCGGTGCCCTGCCTGCGGGCCTGAGCCTGAGCAGCGCCGGTGTCCTATCCGGCACCCCGACCGTGGCCGGCAGTTTCACCTTCGTCGTCGGCGTCACCGATGCCGGCAGTTTCGGTGGCTCGCACGCCTACACCCTGTCCATCGCCTCGCCGACCCTGGCCATCACCCCGCCGACGTTGCCGGCGGCGGCGATCAACGCCAGCTACAGCCAGGCGCTGAGCACCAGCGGCGGCACCGCGCCGTACAGCTATGTGCTCAATGCCGGCACCTTGCCGAGCGGGATGAGCCTGAGTGCGGGCGGCGTGCTGTCCGGTACGCCGACCACGGCCGGCAACTTCGCGTTCACCGTGGGCGTTACCGACGCCAACGCCTTCACTGCGGCGCAGGCGTTCACCCTGACGGTGGCGTCGCCGACGCTGACGCTGTCGCCGCCGGCGCTGCCGGCCGGCACCGCGGGCAGCGCCTACAGCCAGGCGCTCAGCGCCACCGGCGGGACCGCGCCCTACAGCTACAGCCTCGCCACCGGCGCGTTGCCGGCCGGGCTGAGCCTGAGCGCGGCCGGCGTGCTGTCCGGTACCCCGACCCAGGCGGGCAGTTTCGTCTTCACCGCCACCGTCACCGACAGCACCGCCGGTGTCCCCGGCCAGGCCAGCCGCAGCTACACGCTGAGCATCGCCGCGCCGACCCTGACCCCGGGGCAGCCGACCTTGCCTGCCGGCACCGCGGGCACGGCGTACAACCAGACCCTGAGCACCAGCGGCGGCACCGCACCGTACAGCTACAGCGTGGTCAGCGGCGCGCTGCCGACCGGGCTGAGCCTGACCACGGCGGGCGTGCTGTCCGGCACGCCGAGCGCGGCCGGCAGCTTCGCCTTCAGCATCAAGGTGAGCGACGCCAACGGCTTCTCGGCCACGCAGGCCTACACCCTGACCATCGCCTCGGCGGTGCCGGCACCGGTGGCGGCGAACGACACCGGCGCCACCCTCGTGGATACCGCGCTGACCCTGGCGGTCACCGGCAACGACACCGGCAGCATCGACAGCATCGCCATCGCCACCGCGCCCAGCCACGGCACTGCGACCGTCGATGGCGTGCGCCTGGTGTACACGCCGGCGCCGGGCTACGTGGGCGTGGACAGCGTGCACTACACCGCCATCGGCGCCGGCGGCAGTTCGGCCCCGGCCGTGGTCACCATCACCGTCAACGCCCGCCCCATCGCGGTGTCGGTGACGGTGCCGGC encodes the following:
- a CDS encoding glutathione peroxidase, producing the protein MSESLTAIPLTRIDGQPATLAAFEGKVLLIVNVASKCGLTAQYAGLEALYREKQAAGLEVLGFPANDFKGQEPGSEAEIQQFCQLTYDVTFPMFAKIAVTGEDTHPLYRALIAAQPQTEGEGPMREKLAGYGIEPNPAPGVLWNFEKFLVGRDGQVRARFAPDVTAEDPRLRAAIDAALA
- a CDS encoding MlaE family lipid ABC transporter permease subunit gives rise to the protein MAIVAPIRSLGRAGLFFLTVLRGSLPTRDLLAELIREIYKVGARSLPIIAVGGAFVGLVLTLQGYRTLQTYGASDALSTLLGLSLYRELAPVLTALLFIGRAGSSIAAELGLMRATDQIKALELMAIDPVAKAVAPRFWAAVLTVPLLTGIFCSLAISASYFEAVAALGLDRGTFWSALSSSVDFWDDFGVAMLKSAVFGGTAALVAAYVGFHAEPTIEGTSVATTRAVVNASLLVLMFNFVMSALLFR
- a CDS encoding ABC transporter ATP-binding protein, with the translated sequence MASSESNLVQLSGVRIDRGGRAILRDVSLSVPRGSITAVLGPSGSGKSTLLAALTGELEPAAGTLQVFGKPLPRGSRALRETRKSIGVLLQGNGLLTDLSVAENVALPLRAHTRLPEPVLQRLVALKLHAVGLLAAADAWPRELSGGMARRVALARALALDPPLMIYDEPLTGLDPIASGVIMSLIQRLNHTLGLTSIIVSHHVHETLPICDQAVAIANGGVVFAGTPQALQASTDPLLQQFLHGRPDGPIPFDAPQRARSAA
- a CDS encoding VacJ family lipoprotein, producing MNVLRILTSLTLAAALGACAGAPKRTPPPPPPPVAQTAPAAGDSAAAPDAHAALATANSATGMDTGAAPAPASAPAAMPPASAAPSAGAANGTPTSAEDDYAALYGGDPYNPVADPTLPEGVPAPQSYDPWEKFNRKVHAFNNVVDRGVARPLARAYVNVVPRPVRLGVTNFFDNLSSPLTMVNQLLQGRPLQAGQTLSRFLINSTLGIGGIFDPATDANLPRRSEDFGQTLGVWGWRRSRYLELPLFGPRTVRDAFGLVGDAPLSPLQQIEEDRVRIGLQGLQLVDTRAQLLSLDSLRDQAPDEYQLTRDAWLQRRNYQIESDMRGHKRQDDDLPAYLREEETNPTVPVDAMPVPEWRGGR
- a CDS encoding phospholipid-binding protein MlaC, translating into MTIKLLSAALAAALAVAAPSAALAQAAAPAAAATQAGSASKVVLENSTRILTTLEQRRSEFKSNPTALRQFIDSEMNKSFDRDYAARLVLGVHGRGASDADVKLFGDAMADNLMQRYGTSLLTFEGKPQVRVKSETPLPGGRGVKVSTELLRSGGDPVPVDYLLRNTGAGWKIFDVMVEGVSYVQTFRNQFDTPLRNKSIPEVAAELRNGTLQAAPAGNSGK
- a CDS encoding DUF6916 family protein, whose protein sequence is MELLSLEHFAGSVNETFSAQLNEGEVAFVLVEARPLPTPPAARRAPFSLLFRNGSAFLFPQQTYQMRHPRLGEIGIFLVPVARERDGFLYQAVFN
- a CDS encoding lipid asymmetry maintenance protein MlaB; translation: MASDAPQLRRDGDTLALSGVLDRAAATALWPAALRALPGARALDLQAVSRVDSAGLALLAELAARLRAQGQAEVAIHGAPAGLTDLSAAYRLASTLDFHSPPAAS
- the mlaD gene encoding outer membrane lipid asymmetry maintenance protein MlaD, which produces MALRGPRLEFAVGAFLLLGLASLLVLALASTNRQWGFGGHRYDLVARFSQIGQLRAQAPVKIGGVIIGQVAKIDLDPTKFDSVVTLSIDDKYKDLPADTSAAILTSGLLGESYVGLQPGGDPDTLKPGQEIAFTQPAVDLIQLVGKYMFGGGSAGGDKNATPAAAPSADPTTPATEPKP